A DNA window from Candidatus Protochlamydia naegleriophila contains the following coding sequences:
- the bamA gene encoding outer membrane protein assembly factor BamA has protein sequence MLKKIIFAFHCLCLLFLHSVYGQILQFENQTIDTVDIIVHTRTGTVVDNQAILTRLRTQPGGFFSQADFDEDLKTLAQDYDRVDPAVKTDDDRVSIILHVWPKPTIHSIRWHGNHRVSTNRLQRELGIGCFATFERQAFNQAFHKLKAYYIRKGFFEAHLDYHVDLDCETNEVDITIEIVEGRSGKIQKIIFENFCENEEHDILGQMITKKYNIFMSWFTQEGTYNEDAIQQDRLIITNYLQNEGYADASVDITVTESCEADRIIVTITADKGERYYFGQLSFEGNQVICDEEIDRLFGVRPGEPFSIEEIRETLDTLTDAYGRLGYVDAVVDFEPELDECDYRYNVHFKIEEGEQFHVGLVRVFGNISTKTSVILHETLMIPGEVFNTLKLKATEQRLINIGYFKHVNVYIVKGTESCLGGNYRDVYIEVEETSTGQFSAFMGYSSVEELFGGINITERNFNHEGFYYLWRDGLRALRGGGEYAQFTTQIGQKSRNYTFSWTKPYFMDTKWTIGFDLSKSCTRYISKDYDLDTISLVLRAQYNINQFVRFGVQYRLKNGAVHLHHGGGSISQLEDDSHIHGLISAVGTSLNYDSTNHPLKPSCGFRSKLLLEYAGLGGDHTFFSIGYFNSYYYPVGSRMVLKYRADFRFIQPIGDTHYDDLPLDERIFLGGDFAVRGFRPYRLGPQYDHTHVPRGGLSMQLYSVELSRRIVADVEVFGFLDAGHLSEDTWEFGRLSVAVGYGTRFKLIDSIPPITLGMGYPLNATNRSEVKKFFLSLGGNF, from the coding sequence ATGTTGAAGAAAATTATTTTTGCTTTCCATTGTTTGTGCCTACTTTTTCTTCATTCTGTATATGGACAAATTCTACAGTTTGAAAATCAAACAATTGACACCGTTGACATCATTGTCCATACAAGGACAGGAACCGTAGTAGACAATCAGGCTATTTTGACTCGTTTGCGTACGCAGCCCGGCGGGTTCTTTTCTCAGGCAGACTTTGATGAAGATCTAAAAACGCTTGCACAAGACTATGATCGCGTTGATCCGGCAGTAAAGACCGACGATGACCGCGTTTCGATCATTTTGCATGTTTGGCCTAAGCCAACTATTCACTCGATTCGTTGGCATGGAAATCATCGTGTATCGACTAACCGCCTTCAAAGAGAACTTGGAATTGGTTGTTTTGCAACTTTTGAGCGTCAAGCGTTCAATCAGGCTTTTCATAAGCTTAAAGCCTACTACATTCGTAAAGGCTTCTTTGAGGCACATTTAGATTACCATGTTGATTTGGATTGTGAAACGAATGAAGTAGACATCACGATTGAGATTGTAGAAGGAAGATCGGGGAAAATTCAAAAAATCATCTTTGAGAACTTCTGTGAGAATGAAGAGCATGACATTCTTGGGCAGATGATCACAAAGAAGTACAATATTTTTATGAGTTGGTTCACTCAAGAAGGAACTTACAATGAAGATGCGATTCAGCAAGACCGCTTGATTATTACCAACTACTTGCAAAACGAAGGTTATGCAGACGCATCTGTTGATATCACTGTTACAGAGTCTTGCGAGGCTGACCGCATTATTGTTACTATCACTGCAGACAAAGGAGAGCGCTATTATTTTGGCCAACTTTCTTTTGAAGGCAACCAGGTCATTTGCGATGAAGAAATTGATCGTCTATTTGGTGTCCGCCCAGGAGAGCCTTTTTCCATTGAAGAGATTAGAGAGACTTTAGACACCTTAACGGATGCTTATGGTCGTTTGGGATATGTAGATGCTGTCGTTGACTTTGAACCTGAATTGGATGAGTGCGACTATCGCTACAATGTTCATTTCAAAATCGAAGAAGGAGAGCAGTTTCACGTTGGCTTGGTTCGCGTTTTTGGCAATATTTCTACGAAGACGTCTGTTATTTTGCATGAAACGTTAATGATTCCAGGCGAGGTATTCAACACCTTGAAGCTTAAAGCCACAGAGCAACGTTTAATCAACATCGGTTACTTCAAGCATGTCAATGTTTACATTGTAAAGGGAACTGAATCTTGCTTGGGAGGTAATTATCGCGATGTGTATATCGAGGTTGAAGAAACGAGCACAGGGCAATTCAGCGCATTTATGGGATACAGTAGTGTTGAGGAGCTTTTTGGAGGGATTAACATCACCGAAAGAAACTTCAATCACGAAGGCTTTTACTACCTGTGGCGCGATGGTTTACGTGCCTTAAGAGGTGGTGGTGAGTATGCTCAATTTACAACGCAGATCGGGCAAAAGAGCCGCAACTACACCTTCTCGTGGACAAAGCCCTATTTCATGGATACAAAGTGGACGATAGGCTTTGACTTATCTAAATCTTGTACGCGCTATATTTCGAAAGACTATGATTTGGATACCATTTCTTTAGTCTTGCGTGCTCAGTATAACATTAATCAATTTGTTCGCTTTGGTGTGCAGTATCGTTTAAAGAATGGCGCGGTTCACTTGCATCACGGTGGTGGATCGATTTCTCAATTGGAAGACGATTCTCATATCCATGGTTTGATTTCAGCCGTTGGTACATCGTTAAACTATGATTCGACTAACCATCCTCTTAAACCAAGTTGCGGATTTAGATCGAAATTGTTATTAGAGTATGCAGGCCTCGGCGGCGACCATACGTTTTTTAGCATTGGCTATTTTAACTCCTACTATTATCCAGTAGGAAGCCGCATGGTCTTGAAATACAGAGCTGATTTCCGCTTTATTCAGCCTATTGGAGACACACATTATGATGACCTTCCTTTGGATGAAAGAATTTTCTTGGGAGGTGACTTTGCTGTCCGCGGCTTCCGTCCTTATCGTTTAGGGCCTCAATATGACCACACGCATGTTCCTCGTGGGGGACTTTCGATGCAGCTTTACTCGGTTGAGTTGTCTCGCCGCATTGTGGCTGACGTCGAAGTCTTTGGATTCTTGGATGCGGGGCACCTGTCTGAAGATACCTGGGAGTTTGGAAGATTAAGCGTCGCCGTGGGTTACGGAACGCGCTTTAAGTTAATTGATAGTATTCCACCAATTACACTTGGTATGGGTTATCCATTGAATGCGACTAATCGTAGTGAAGTTAAAAAATTCTTTCTTTCTTTAGGTGGAAATTTTTAA